In the genome of Terribacillus sp. FSL K6-0262, one region contains:
- a CDS encoding ABC transporter ATP-binding protein, which yields MTHVELAGLKKSYDGKKNVINQVDLQLQQGEFFVLVGPSGCGKSTILRMIAGLEQITGGDLFVNGKRMNEAPPNKRDLSMVFQNYALYPHLNVEQNITFGLHTKKISREEQRRRCLEAADMLGLTDYLKRKPRELSGGQRQRVALARAIVTQAPLCLMDEPLSNLDAKLRTRMRSEIRQIQRKLGITMIYVTHDQTEAMTMADRMMILHEGVPMQIGKPLDIYNHPANTFVATFIGSPAMNVMEANVSPSRITLSPQCILPNPMKGNTSTSGKNVQIGIRPEHILFSAPEQADAVAEVVNTEILGTETLIAFTLDDADEQWIARWNGQWQFSVGDRIPIRFDLDAIHLFSKDSGRLLWAANDGQPKQAAREVLR from the coding sequence ATGACACATGTTGAGCTGGCGGGATTGAAGAAGTCATACGACGGAAAGAAAAATGTAATCAATCAAGTGGATTTGCAGCTGCAGCAAGGAGAGTTCTTCGTCCTTGTCGGTCCCTCTGGCTGCGGGAAGAGCACCATACTGCGCATGATTGCCGGTCTGGAGCAGATTACAGGCGGGGACTTATTCGTGAATGGCAAGCGGATGAATGAGGCCCCACCGAATAAGCGGGATTTGTCCATGGTTTTCCAGAATTATGCCCTCTACCCCCACTTGAATGTGGAACAGAATATCACTTTCGGCTTACATACAAAGAAGATTTCACGCGAGGAACAAAGGCGCCGCTGTCTGGAAGCTGCTGATATGCTTGGCTTGACAGATTACCTGAAACGCAAACCGCGGGAATTATCCGGCGGTCAAAGACAGCGGGTCGCTTTGGCCAGGGCCATCGTGACCCAAGCCCCTCTTTGCCTGATGGACGAGCCCCTATCCAATCTGGATGCAAAACTGCGTACCAGGATGCGCTCGGAAATCAGACAGATACAGCGGAAACTGGGAATCACGATGATTTATGTCACACATGACCAGACCGAGGCAATGACGATGGCAGACCGGATGATGATCCTGCATGAAGGCGTACCGATGCAAATCGGCAAACCGCTCGATATTTACAATCATCCTGCCAATACCTTCGTCGCGACCTTCATCGGATCACCTGCCATGAATGTCATGGAAGCAAATGTGTCACCAAGCAGGATCACGCTGTCCCCGCAATGCATCTTGCCGAATCCGATGAAAGGAAATACAAGTACCTCAGGGAAAAATGTCCAAATCGGAATAAGGCCCGAGCACATCCTGTTTTCCGCTCCGGAACAAGCAGACGCCGTAGCGGAGGTCGTCAACACCGAAATACTCGGCACAGAAACCCTCATAGCATTCACGCTTGATGATGCCGATGAACAATGGATCGCCAGATGGAACGGACAATGGCAGTTCTCTGTCGGAGACAGGATTCCTATCCGCTTTGACTTGGACGCAATTCATCTTTTTTCAAAGGACAGCGGCCGGCTCCTTTGGGCAGCGAATGACGGACAGCCGAAGCAAGCTGCTCGGGAGGTGCTCAGATGA
- a CDS encoding GlsB/YeaQ/YmgE family stress response membrane protein, whose translation MSFILYLIVGGIIGWLAGLILGRDVPGGIIGNIIAGIIGAWLGGLIFGDFGPDLAGMAIIPALIGAIIFVFVLSLILRGMRKK comes from the coding sequence ATGAGTTTCATCTTATATCTCATCGTCGGCGGTATCATCGGCTGGCTTGCCGGATTGATCCTTGGACGTGATGTTCCGGGAGGCATCATCGGAAATATCATCGCCGGTATCATCGGAGCCTGGTTGGGCGGACTGATTTTCGGCGATTTCGGCCCTGACTTGGCGGGTATGGCCATCATCCCGGCCTTGATTGGCGCCATCATCTTTGTTTTCGTGTTGAGCCTCATTTTACGCGGAATGCGCAAAAAGTAA
- a CDS encoding glycerophosphodiester phosphodiesterase family protein gives MTNQFSPSYESVTTKSLDSQSVHRSIMPVIAHRGASGFAPENTIAAFDLALEMNADFIELDVQMTKDGQLVVIHDTSINRTAANAPSETVFVKDLTFASLQNYDVGAGYDSVYEGQRIPLLEDVIRRYKGKTKFLIELKSPELYDGIEEACAELLERYELANVLHEEVILQSFNFGSVAYLSQLLPYVPLGVLTSRSADLTNRKLDKLAAYTDYVNTHFTNVTLDDTLVSRIHSRGMRIMPWTVRAPGEVQPLIRAGVDGIITDYPNYVK, from the coding sequence ATGACAAATCAGTTTAGTCCATCGTACGAGTCCGTAACCACTAAATCCCTCGATAGTCAGTCCGTTCACCGAAGTATCATGCCTGTTATCGCACATCGCGGTGCTTCTGGATTCGCGCCCGAGAATACAATTGCTGCTTTCGATTTGGCTCTGGAGATGAACGCTGACTTTATTGAGCTGGATGTACAAATGACAAAGGATGGCCAGCTTGTCGTCATTCATGATACATCCATCAATCGTACAGCAGCCAATGCACCGTCAGAGACTGTATTTGTTAAGGACCTTACCTTTGCTTCCTTGCAGAATTATGATGTGGGCGCAGGATATGATTCTGTATATGAAGGGCAGCGTATCCCGCTGCTGGAGGATGTGATCAGACGGTATAAGGGGAAGACAAAGTTCCTCATTGAACTGAAGTCCCCTGAACTCTATGACGGAATAGAGGAAGCTTGCGCAGAATTGCTGGAGCGATATGAATTGGCCAATGTCTTGCATGAAGAGGTAATCCTGCAGTCATTCAATTTTGGATCGGTTGCTTATCTTTCCCAGCTGCTGCCATATGTGCCGCTTGGCGTGCTGACGTCAAGAAGTGCCGATCTTACCAATCGCAAACTTGATAAGCTTGCTGCTTATACAGATTATGTGAATACACATTTCACCAATGTGACGCTGGACGATACATTGGTTAGTAGGATCCATTCACGCGGAATGCGTATCATGCCATGGACGGTCCGGGCACCGGGGGAAGTCCAGCCGCTGATCCGAGCAGGTGTCGATGGTATCATCACAGATTATCCGAATTATGTGAAATGA
- a CDS encoding MerR family transcriptional regulator translates to MSNEPSYKNRKVITIGIVSELTGLTERKIRYYEERKLIFPERSAKGNRKYSFSDVEQLIEIANKREEGVQTFEIRQQMLRDKRKEAERESRQQMLRGQINARFGIQRE, encoded by the coding sequence ATGAGTAATGAGCCTTCTTATAAGAACAGGAAAGTGATCACAATCGGCATTGTGAGCGAGCTGACTGGTCTGACTGAACGCAAGATTCGTTATTACGAGGAACGCAAGCTCATTTTTCCGGAACGTTCAGCGAAGGGAAATCGCAAGTACTCTTTTTCGGATGTAGAGCAATTGATCGAAATCGCCAACAAAAGGGAAGAGGGTGTGCAAACCTTCGAAATTCGTCAGCAGATGCTGAGAGACAAGAGGAAGGAAGCGGAACGGGAAAGCCGCCAGCAAATGCTGCGTGGTCAAATCAATGCCCGCTTTGGCATACAAAGAGAATAG
- a CDS encoding MetQ/NlpA family ABC transporter substrate-binding protein — translation MKKILSFGLIGLLALFLAACGNDKSAALANDKILVGVSGGPHEQVMEKVKELAADEGIDVEIKTFNDYNTPNSALDDGSLDANSYQTLPFLEDQVKNQGYELEEVFKTLTFPMGIYTDKISDISELKEGDKIAVPNDPANEYRALKLFESAGVLKVDPEAENSATAKDVVENPLNLEIVELDASQLPAQLPEVAAAAINTNFAMGADLNINDDAIFAEESENNPWSNYFVVRSANKDDEIVKKIQEIYQSDEVKQFVEDEFQGSVVPSW, via the coding sequence ATGAAAAAAATCTTAAGTTTTGGACTTATCGGATTATTGGCGTTATTTTTAGCAGCGTGCGGCAATGATAAATCTGCTGCGCTGGCAAATGATAAAATTTTGGTGGGTGTCAGCGGGGGACCGCATGAGCAAGTCATGGAAAAAGTAAAAGAATTGGCAGCGGATGAAGGAATCGATGTCGAAATCAAGACATTCAATGATTACAATACACCAAACAGTGCGCTGGATGATGGCAGTCTGGATGCGAACAGCTATCAGACACTTCCTTTCCTGGAAGATCAAGTGAAGAATCAAGGATATGAATTAGAGGAAGTATTCAAGACCTTGACTTTCCCGATGGGGATTTATACAGATAAGATTTCGGATATTTCCGAGTTGAAAGAGGGAGACAAAATCGCTGTACCGAATGACCCTGCCAACGAATATCGTGCGTTGAAACTCTTTGAGTCGGCAGGCGTATTGAAAGTGGATCCGGAGGCGGAAAACTCCGCAACGGCTAAAGATGTCGTAGAAAATCCGCTGAATCTGGAAATCGTCGAATTGGATGCTTCCCAGCTTCCGGCTCAGCTTCCGGAAGTGGCGGCAGCGGCAATAAATACAAACTTTGCAATGGGAGCTGATTTGAATATCAATGATGATGCTATCTTTGCAGAGGAATCGGAAAACAATCCATGGTCCAATTACTTTGTTGTAAGATCAGCGAACAAGGACGATGAAATTGTGAAGAAGATTCAAGAAATCTACCAGTCCGATGAAGTAAAACAGTTTGTGGAAGATGAATTCCAGGGATCTGTCGTTCCAAGCTGGTAA
- a CDS encoding methionine ABC transporter ATP-binding protein — MIELKNVSKTFTTGKKKVEALKDVSLKINKGEIYGIIGFSGAGKSTLIRCANLLERPTQGEVFVDGVELTTLKKAQLRKARGKIGMIFQHFNLLTTATVYENVARPLKLSKVPKDEIKGRVDKYLKIVGLEEKKNVYPAQLSGGQKQRVAIARALAQEPEVLLSDEATSALDPNTTSSILELLLRVNKELGITIFLITHELDVIQRICDRVGVMHQGELVEEGSVIDVFTKPKHPQTRKFVFDEANFEIPDSVKEGLSATGRLVSLTFIGEASNEPFLAAITKKFDVVPSILAGGIDQLKASSVGKLLIHLQGDKTEVEKAIAYLEAQHVTVEEVAS; from the coding sequence ATGATTGAATTGAAGAATGTATCGAAAACCTTTACCACCGGCAAGAAAAAAGTGGAGGCGTTGAAAGACGTCTCCTTGAAAATCAATAAAGGTGAAATCTATGGCATAATCGGATTCAGCGGAGCAGGGAAAAGCACCCTGATCCGCTGTGCCAATTTATTGGAACGTCCGACTCAAGGGGAAGTATTCGTCGACGGCGTGGAACTCACGACGCTTAAGAAGGCTCAGCTTCGTAAGGCAAGAGGGAAAATCGGTATGATATTCCAGCATTTCAATCTGCTGACGACGGCTACGGTATACGAGAACGTTGCCAGACCTTTGAAGCTGAGTAAAGTGCCGAAGGATGAAATCAAAGGGCGCGTTGATAAATATTTGAAGATAGTGGGCCTTGAGGAAAAGAAGAATGTCTATCCAGCTCAATTATCCGGCGGTCAGAAGCAGCGGGTGGCTATTGCAAGAGCACTTGCGCAAGAGCCGGAAGTGCTGCTGAGTGACGAAGCGACGAGTGCTTTGGATCCGAATACAACGTCTTCCATCCTTGAATTATTGCTCCGCGTGAATAAGGAGCTTGGCATCACCATCTTCTTGATCACACATGAGCTGGATGTCATCCAGCGCATATGTGACCGTGTCGGTGTCATGCATCAAGGAGAGCTGGTGGAAGAAGGATCCGTCATCGATGTCTTCACCAAGCCGAAGCATCCGCAGACCCGGAAATTTGTCTTTGATGAAGCGAACTTCGAAATTCCTGATAGTGTGAAGGAAGGGCTGTCTGCAACAGGGCGTCTCGTTTCACTGACGTTCATCGGGGAAGCTTCGAATGAGCCGTTCCTTGCGGCCATCACAAAGAAATTCGATGTCGTTCCGAGTATACTGGCAGGAGGAATCGATCAGCTGAAAGCGAGCTCCGTCGGCAAATTGCTTATTCACTTGCAGGGAGATAAAACGGAAGTGGAGAAGGCGATTGCGTATTTGGAAGCACAGCATGTAACGGTTGAGGAGGTGGCGTCATGA
- a CDS encoding methionine ABC transporter permease, translated as MIAEFWTEWGTDITEAFWQTLLMTGISLAISIVIGLPLGILLVMTRKGGQAENRVFYSIVNTVINIIRSIPFIILLFLLLPLTRAVVGTTIGVQGVILPLVVYTAPYIARLMESALLEVNKGVIEAYESMGISTSKIIWSVIIREARSTMILGLTIATIGLIGATAMAGLVGAGGLGDLAYQYGHLRFEPEVMYVVIIILIILVQAMQTLGNVLARRLRKD; from the coding sequence ATGATCGCCGAGTTCTGGACGGAATGGGGTACGGACATCACGGAGGCGTTTTGGCAGACATTGCTGATGACAGGTATTTCATTGGCTATTTCCATCGTGATCGGACTTCCATTGGGTATTTTGCTGGTCATGACAAGAAAAGGCGGACAAGCTGAGAACCGCGTATTTTATTCGATTGTGAACACGGTCATCAACATTATCCGATCCATCCCTTTCATCATCCTTTTGTTCCTGCTCCTGCCTTTGACGAGAGCGGTGGTTGGGACAACGATCGGAGTCCAGGGCGTAATCCTGCCGCTCGTTGTTTATACAGCACCTTATATTGCGCGCTTGATGGAATCGGCATTACTGGAGGTCAATAAAGGTGTCATCGAGGCGTATGAATCCATGGGCATTTCCACAAGCAAGATAATTTGGAGTGTCATCATAAGGGAAGCACGTTCCACGATGATTTTGGGATTGACCATTGCAACAATCGGTTTAATCGGGGCTACGGCAATGGCTGGCCTGGTAGGTGCCGGCGGCCTTGGGGATTTGGCCTATCAATATGGCCACCTGCGTTTTGAGCCTGAAGTCATGTATGTAGTCATCATCATCCTGATCATACTTGTACAAGCAATGCAGACGCTGGGAAATGTCTTGGCAAGACGGTTGCGAAAAGATTAA
- a CDS encoding inorganic phosphate transporter, translated as MDVLLVLTILTVIFALAFDFINGFHDTANAIATSVSTKALKPRHAIILAAVMNFVGAMTFTGVAKTITSDIANPNEIVNGSVVILAALIAGIAWNLITWYYGIPSSSSHAIIGSLAGAVIASSGFAILNLEGFLNILEALILSPILAFVVGFILYNIIKLIFREKNLPKTNKNFRRVQILTAALQSFTHGTNDAQKAMGIITMALITADLHSSTDIPLWVQAACATAMGLGTSVGGWKIIKTVGGKIMKIRPVNGVAADLTGAFIIFGATYIHLPVSTTHVISSSIMGVGAAHRRKGVNWGTAKRMVITWFITLPITACLGGLMYFILNIFF; from the coding sequence ATGGATGTATTATTAGTACTGACCATTCTAACCGTCATCTTTGCCCTTGCATTCGACTTCATCAACGGATTCCATGATACAGCCAACGCCATCGCCACTTCCGTTTCGACAAAGGCTTTGAAACCAAGGCATGCCATCATTTTGGCTGCGGTCATGAATTTCGTCGGTGCCATGACTTTTACCGGCGTGGCGAAAACAATCACAAGTGATATTGCCAATCCGAACGAAATCGTCAATGGCTCTGTCGTCATCCTTGCTGCACTGATCGCCGGGATTGCCTGGAATCTGATTACCTGGTACTACGGTATCCCGAGTAGTTCTTCCCATGCGATCATCGGTTCCCTGGCAGGTGCTGTCATCGCGTCGAGCGGCTTTGCCATCTTGAATTTGGAAGGGTTCCTGAATATCCTGGAAGCATTGATCCTTTCCCCGATCCTGGCTTTTGTTGTAGGTTTCATTCTTTATAACATCATCAAGCTGATTTTCAGGGAAAAGAACTTGCCGAAGACGAATAAGAATTTCCGTCGTGTGCAAATCCTGACTGCAGCATTGCAATCATTCACCCATGGGACAAACGATGCCCAAAAAGCAATGGGGATCATCACGATGGCATTGATCACAGCCGACCTGCATTCTTCGACAGATATCCCATTATGGGTACAAGCAGCCTGTGCGACTGCAATGGGGCTTGGTACTTCCGTAGGTGGTTGGAAAATCATCAAAACAGTTGGCGGAAAAATCATGAAAATCCGTCCAGTGAATGGTGTTGCTGCCGATTTGACTGGTGCGTTCATCATTTTCGGCGCCACTTATATTCATCTGCCGGTAAGTACGACGCATGTCATCTCCTCCTCCATCATGGGGGTTGGTGCAGCACATCGCCGCAAAGGTGTAAACTGGGGAACAGCGAAACGGATGGTCATCACATGGTTCATCACGCTGCCGATCACAGCTTGCCTGGGCGGACTGATGTATTTCATCTTGAACATCTTCTTCTGA
- a CDS encoding DUF47 domain-containing protein — MFKKKQDKFSLLLADIAKNIDETAEYFVTYKVKDESTLSEFSNKLKEFEVKGDKHVHTIIKELNHAFITPIEREDILQLTNSLDDVLDGMEEFSGMMDTYGIYSSDSFIDQFTDEIRSCAKEILITVDLLSHNKLKEIQEHAIKIKAHEQNCDTIFRKSLKQLFQKEKDPIKVIQYKELYYILEEIADSCQSVANNLETIIMKNS; from the coding sequence ATGTTCAAGAAGAAACAAGACAAATTCTCTTTGCTTTTAGCTGATATAGCAAAGAATATTGATGAGACTGCAGAGTATTTTGTTACTTATAAAGTAAAAGATGAGTCTACATTATCTGAGTTCTCCAATAAATTAAAGGAATTCGAAGTAAAAGGTGATAAGCATGTACATACAATCATCAAAGAACTGAACCATGCCTTCATAACACCAATCGAACGGGAAGACATCCTTCAGCTTACGAACAGCTTGGATGATGTCCTGGATGGGATGGAAGAATTCTCAGGTATGATGGATACTTACGGCATCTATTCTTCCGACAGCTTCATCGATCAATTTACAGATGAAATTCGTTCCTGTGCCAAGGAAATCTTGATCACCGTCGATCTGCTATCCCATAACAAGCTGAAAGAGATCCAAGAACACGCAATCAAAATCAAGGCGCACGAGCAGAATTGCGATACGATTTTCCGTAAATCCTTGAAACAGCTCTTCCAGAAGGAAAAGGATCCTATCAAAGTGATTCAGTACAAGGAATTGTACTATATCCTGGAAGAAATCGCCGACAGCTGTCAATCTGTTGCGAATAATCTTGAAACAATCATCATGAAGAATTCGTGA
- a CDS encoding HesB/YadR/YfhF family protein: MQISVTKPASNWFVQEMDLEPGSAVRFYVRYGGFGGIKEGFSLGITAEMPNDPIASEEVQGITYFVERSDAWYFEGVDLNVKYSRKWDDIQYEYPPHN; encoded by the coding sequence ATGCAAATCTCCGTTACAAAGCCTGCATCGAATTGGTTCGTTCAGGAAATGGATCTTGAACCAGGCAGCGCGGTGCGTTTTTATGTCCGCTATGGCGGTTTCGGTGGCATTAAAGAAGGGTTCTCACTCGGCATTACAGCTGAAATGCCAAATGATCCGATTGCGAGTGAAGAAGTGCAAGGGATTACGTACTTTGTCGAACGTTCGGATGCGTGGTATTTCGAAGGGGTGGACTTGAATGTCAAGTATTCACGCAAATGGGATGATATCCAATATGAATATCCTCCGCATAATTGA
- a CDS encoding M20/M25/M40 family metallo-hydrolase — protein MTATSDTFAKEFEWLIELQQVRDALYFLKQDNEQTTKDQIEVTEVEAPPFHEDTRAAFFKEKMAAYGLENLNTDAEGNVYGIRKGSGSGPTVVIAAHLDTVFPAGTKVKATIEDGIVHAPGIGDDGRGLAVLLTLLRSLEENKIETEGDIIFLADVGEEGLGDLRGMKAFFRENTNVDGFISVEPGAPGDLIYCGVGSKRYNVTFKGKGGHSFGDFGTSSAIHAAGRAIAALADMTVPEDPKTTYNVGTIHGGTSINTIAQHAGFQLDLRSVSSEALAELEEIALAHIEEAAQAEGEAWQQPGSISVTIELVGDRPAGSQPKDAPIRQIALQAADALGIEVEREEPLSTDANVPISLGIPALTLGGGGTSGGHHTLEEFFDPTDAFYGPQRILLSLLGMVGIKDTIAPLLPIREQK, from the coding sequence ATGACAGCGACCAGCGACACTTTTGCCAAGGAATTCGAGTGGCTGATAGAACTTCAGCAAGTCCGTGATGCACTTTATTTTCTCAAACAGGATAATGAACAGACAACCAAGGATCAAATAGAGGTGACCGAAGTGGAGGCCCCTCCATTCCATGAGGACACACGCGCCGCCTTTTTTAAAGAGAAAATGGCTGCATACGGCTTGGAAAATTTGAATACAGATGCCGAAGGAAATGTATATGGTATACGAAAGGGCAGCGGCAGCGGACCTACAGTTGTCATTGCAGCCCATCTGGATACCGTCTTCCCTGCCGGAACGAAGGTGAAGGCAACTATCGAGGATGGCATTGTGCATGCCCCGGGGATCGGAGATGACGGCCGCGGTTTGGCTGTATTGCTGACATTGCTGCGCAGCTTGGAAGAAAATAAGATCGAAACAGAAGGCGACATCATCTTCCTGGCGGATGTCGGGGAAGAAGGTTTAGGGGATTTACGCGGGATGAAGGCATTTTTCCGCGAAAACACAAATGTGGATGGCTTCATCTCCGTGGAGCCGGGTGCTCCTGGCGACTTGATTTATTGCGGTGTCGGAAGCAAGCGTTATAATGTCACCTTTAAAGGGAAGGGCGGTCATAGCTTTGGGGACTTCGGCACGTCGAGCGCCATCCATGCAGCCGGGAGAGCTATCGCTGCATTGGCGGATATGACTGTTCCCGAGGATCCAAAGACGACATACAATGTCGGAACAATCCATGGCGGCACATCCATCAATACCATCGCCCAGCATGCCGGCTTCCAGCTTGATTTACGCTCTGTATCAAGCGAGGCTCTGGCTGAATTGGAGGAAATTGCATTGGCACATATCGAAGAGGCTGCCCAGGCAGAGGGCGAAGCATGGCAGCAGCCTGGCAGTATCTCGGTGACGATAGAACTTGTCGGGGACAGACCTGCAGGCAGCCAGCCAAAGGATGCTCCGATTCGTCAGATCGCCCTGCAGGCTGCCGATGCCCTGGGCATCGAGGTCGAACGGGAAGAGCCATTGAGTACCGATGCAAATGTGCCGATCAGTCTTGGCATCCCCGCCCTGACACTCGGCGGAGGCGGTACAAGCGGCGGACATCATACGCTCGAGGAATTCTTTGATCCCACCGATGCTTTTTATGGACCGCAGCGAATTCTGCTTTCCTTACTCGGTATGGTCGGCATCAAAGATACCATTGCTCCATTACTGCCTATCCGGGAACAAAAATGA